The following proteins are co-located in the Desulfatitalea tepidiphila genome:
- a CDS encoding prepilin peptidase, giving the protein MGVTPLLLHLYAFVIGLCIGSFLNVCIYRIPAELSIVRPASACPGCGMPIRWYDNIPVISYLLLRGRCRTCNNSISPRYPMVELLCGLFALAVTLRFGWHLQSLIYFLFIAALLVITFIDIDHRIIPDVISLPGIPIGFAASFLLPQVTWQASLLGIIIGGGCLYAVAWGYRLVTGKDGMGGGDIKLLAMIGAFIGWQGVLFTIMASSFAGTVVGLIMMIQQRKGMKLAVPFGPFLAVGAILYLFWGPRLIQWYLGLL; this is encoded by the coding sequence ATGGGTGTGACCCCTCTGCTGCTCCATTTATACGCATTTGTCATAGGGCTCTGTATCGGCAGTTTCTTGAATGTCTGCATCTATCGGATTCCTGCCGAACTTTCCATCGTTCGTCCGGCATCGGCATGCCCGGGGTGCGGGATGCCTATCCGATGGTATGACAACATTCCTGTGATCAGTTATCTGTTGCTGCGCGGCCGGTGTCGGACATGCAACAATTCGATTTCCCCGCGCTATCCCATGGTGGAACTGCTCTGTGGTCTGTTTGCTCTGGCCGTTACGTTGCGATTTGGCTGGCATCTGCAAAGTCTCATCTACTTCCTCTTTATTGCCGCCTTGCTGGTCATAACTTTTATTGATATCGACCACCGTATCATACCGGATGTCATTTCCCTGCCCGGCATCCCGATCGGTTTTGCCGCCAGCTTTCTTTTGCCGCAGGTGACATGGCAGGCGTCGCTGCTGGGAATTATCATCGGCGGCGGTTGCCTCTATGCCGTCGCATGGGGTTATCGACTGGTCACCGGCAAGGATGGCATGGGCGGGGGTGACATTAAACTATTGGCCATGATCGGGGCGTTTATCGGATGGCAAGGCGTGCTTTTTACCATTATGGCCTCTTCGTTCGCCGGAACGGTGGTGGGTTTGATCATGATGATACAACAGCGAAAAGGGATGAAACTCGCCGTACCTTTCGGTCCGTTCCTGGCGGTCGGTGCGATTTTATACCTTTTTTGGGGACCCCGGTTAATCCAATGGTACTTGGGGCTATTGTAG
- a CDS encoding metallophosphoesterase family protein: protein MRIAILSDIHGNYDALQKVLADATLAHVDSLICLGDCIGYGPEPEAVIQEVRRLEIPSILGNHEMAALDPSHLDWFNPLARRSLEQTIRMLSEDSLNYIRQLPFYRIVSQARFVHGYPPDSAQTYIFQKSAPELRKTFETMAERLCFVGHTHTLEIIRYDGRQVDRTLLGQGKTNMADDLSYIINVGSVGQPRDGTHHAKYVIWDLSEKSIEVRFVAYDIASTVAKIKAAGLPESHANRLWK from the coding sequence ATGCGCATCGCCATTTTATCTGATATCCACGGCAACTACGACGCCCTGCAAAAGGTCCTCGCAGATGCGACACTTGCGCATGTCGACAGCCTGATTTGCCTTGGCGACTGCATCGGTTACGGACCGGAACCAGAAGCGGTCATCCAGGAGGTCCGTAGACTGGAAATCCCATCCATTCTGGGCAATCATGAGATGGCGGCACTCGATCCATCGCACCTGGATTGGTTCAATCCTTTGGCACGACGCTCCCTGGAACAGACCATTCGCATGCTCAGCGAGGATTCACTGAATTATATTCGTCAGTTGCCCTTTTACCGGATTGTCTCGCAGGCGCGATTTGTCCATGGCTATCCGCCCGACTCGGCCCAAACCTACATTTTCCAGAAATCTGCCCCCGAACTGAGAAAGACATTCGAAACCATGGCGGAGCGTCTCTGCTTCGTCGGACACACCCACACCCTTGAGATCATTCGCTACGATGGCCGCCAAGTCGACCGTACCCTTCTGGGCCAGGGAAAAACAAATATGGCGGACGACCTCAGCTACATCATAAATGTCGGCAGTGTCGGTCAGCCCCGGGATGGCACCCATCATGCCAAATACGTCATCTGGGATCTCTCCGAAAAAAGTATTGAAGTGCGATTCGTTGCGTACGATATCGCCAGCACCGTGGCCAAGATCAAGGCTGCTGGGCTTCCCGAGAGCCACGCCAATCGGTTGTGGAAATGA
- a CDS encoding protein kinase domain-containing protein — MKRIGRYIIRGLIGRGGMAKIFKVELPGIGKISALKYFDPDPLTEKLLGENRLRDLFVTEARTMAGLNHPNIVAIQDFDEHEEKPFYVMEFFANNLGTMIGESYRTEKPSRRIAVHKALEYTRQTLNGLACMHDAGIYHRDIKPFNLLVTAWDTIRICDFGLSKLRGESFDGPANLNVGSPYYAAPEQEKNPDAADQRADLYAVGMMFYRMLTGVLPLHAPGHKSYRPPSRLNSDLDNHWDHFIDRSISVDPGDRFPDSPSMLQALDKLARHWQDQMEIACRLPSPDPPPPSDAVDKVRLPLRHAPLKVYPRQAGRVFGLDRLWRPKTYLRPDYNMKPDGQIVEDRSTGLIWQRSGSKTCLGWQQAAGYVDHLNREAFGGRRDWRLPTVDELISLLRPPQETQQLCIAPLFDTHQRWIWSSDRRSFIAAYYVDIELGFVGWQDFSAPFYVRAVCSVE; from the coding sequence ATGAAACGTATTGGAAGATACATTATCCGCGGACTGATCGGCCGTGGCGGCATGGCCAAAATTTTCAAGGTCGAACTTCCGGGCATCGGAAAAATCAGCGCCCTGAAATACTTCGATCCTGATCCCCTGACCGAGAAACTATTGGGCGAAAACAGACTCCGCGACCTTTTTGTTACCGAAGCCCGTACCATGGCCGGACTAAATCACCCGAATATCGTTGCCATCCAGGATTTCGATGAACATGAAGAGAAGCCTTTTTATGTCATGGAATTCTTCGCCAACAATCTGGGCACCATGATCGGCGAGTCGTATCGCACCGAAAAGCCTTCACGGCGCATTGCCGTCCACAAAGCCCTGGAGTATACACGTCAGACGCTCAACGGCTTGGCCTGTATGCACGATGCCGGCATCTACCACCGGGACATCAAACCGTTCAACCTGCTCGTTACAGCCTGGGACACCATCCGAATTTGCGATTTCGGCTTGTCCAAATTACGAGGCGAAAGCTTTGACGGACCTGCCAACCTGAACGTGGGTTCTCCCTACTATGCCGCCCCCGAGCAGGAAAAAAATCCTGATGCCGCGGATCAAAGGGCCGATCTATACGCCGTCGGCATGATGTTTTACCGCATGCTCACCGGGGTGCTGCCCCTGCATGCGCCGGGTCATAAAAGTTACCGCCCCCCCAGCAGGCTGAACAGCGACCTGGACAACCACTGGGACCATTTTATCGACCGGTCGATATCCGTAGACCCCGGTGACCGGTTCCCGGACAGCCCATCCATGCTGCAGGCATTGGATAAGCTGGCGCGCCATTGGCAAGATCAAATGGAAATAGCGTGCCGCCTGCCTTCCCCTGATCCGCCTCCGCCATCCGACGCGGTGGACAAGGTCCGATTACCCCTTCGGCACGCACCGCTCAAGGTTTACCCGCGCCAAGCAGGCCGGGTCTTCGGACTCGACCGTCTCTGGCGTCCCAAAACATACTTACGCCCCGATTATAATATGAAGCCTGACGGTCAAATCGTCGAAGATCGTTCGACGGGTCTGATCTGGCAGCGCTCGGGAAGCAAGACTTGTCTGGGATGGCAACAGGCCGCCGGCTACGTCGACCATTTGAACCGGGAAGCATTCGGCGGACGTCGCGATTGGCGGTTGCCGACGGTCGACGAACTGATCTCCCTTTTGCGTCCACCCCAAGAGACCCAACAACTGTGCATTGCTCCCCTGTTCGACACCCACCAACGCTGGATCTGGAGTTCGGACCGGCGCTCCTTTATCGCCGCCTACTATGTGGATATCGAACTGGGTTTCGTCGGTTGGCAGGATTTCAGCGCCCCTTTCTATGTCCGGGCGGTTTGCTCGGTCGAATAA
- a CDS encoding DUF294 nucleotidyltransferase-like domain-containing protein, giving the protein MHQEIKEYVQTLPHFGMLPPAEQDRLAENAIPKTLSAGMLLAEQGKTPIQHIYLIKQGQISLHKEQAGDTQLVGYIKSGEVFGGITLLMNGGVSLRTVRVDQDTESYLIPKEIFLDLSARYKPFYDYFVENFSKHIFDPSLDALIASGQAKYFLSEVAPFSFLPDEELDRVVPHLSLVFQAKGTVLFSQGTTRLGYLYILQRGSAERYYERDGKKTIHEILSEGDIYGGISMLVNDGMSVRTLEVIEDSYFYLLPKSIFMKLCAEFPEFSEFFTDTFGKRMLDKSYSAIIARSTAPPDEDLQLFQQAVGQLYNAAPVFGTPDMTIKEAAQRMRLEKSTYIIIPESKRHAAGIITDSDLAFKVIASGYDIQRKAVEVMSTPLRTISDQAMVFEALMSMMQSDIKHLAVTNAESRLVGILSHRELVLSQGQSPLFLLRNISRAENLEEIIKQQRRLPDLVKNLISSGAEARHVNRLISTVSDTILKKILGFVLQEMGPPPCAFAFMVMGSEGRGEQTLKTDQDNAIVFEDGDDERIAEVRPYFLTLGKKVCQMLDSAGYSLCKGDVMAQNPQWCQPLAQWKAYFLKWIHAAQAEDLLQASIFFDFSYGYGDRQLIDELRRHLHDAIGRWSGFLRYMTENALHFKPPLGFFGGFVVESKGEHRNAFDIKSAMMPVVDFARIYALKHGIEATSTLERLQQLHRQEVLTQEEYEELQKAYSFLMQLRFGRQVTAVIDQKVPPDNFINPKRLTRIEQTMLKEIFKRIEKFQAKMNFDFVGIA; this is encoded by the coding sequence GTGCATCAAGAGATAAAAGAATACGTGCAAACGTTGCCCCACTTCGGCATGCTGCCGCCTGCCGAACAAGATCGCCTTGCAGAAAATGCCATTCCCAAAACGCTCAGTGCCGGTATGTTGCTTGCCGAACAAGGCAAGACGCCGATCCAGCACATCTATTTGATCAAACAGGGCCAAATTTCGCTTCACAAGGAGCAGGCCGGCGATACCCAACTGGTCGGTTATATCAAAAGTGGTGAGGTATTCGGGGGCATTACCCTGCTGATGAACGGCGGGGTCTCTTTGCGAACCGTACGCGTAGATCAGGACACAGAATCCTACCTGATTCCCAAAGAGATATTCCTCGATTTATCCGCGCGATATAAGCCTTTTTACGACTATTTCGTCGAAAATTTCAGCAAGCACATTTTCGATCCCTCCCTGGATGCCCTGATCGCATCGGGGCAGGCCAAATATTTTCTGTCCGAGGTCGCTCCTTTTTCGTTTTTGCCGGACGAGGAGTTGGATCGGGTCGTGCCTCATTTGTCGTTGGTCTTTCAGGCCAAAGGGACGGTTCTTTTCAGTCAGGGGACGACCCGTTTGGGATATCTTTACATCCTGCAGCGGGGAAGTGCGGAAAGGTACTACGAGCGCGACGGCAAAAAGACGATCCATGAAATCCTTTCGGAAGGCGATATCTATGGCGGCATCTCCATGCTGGTCAATGACGGCATGTCCGTGCGGACGCTGGAGGTGATCGAAGACAGCTATTTCTATCTGTTGCCCAAATCCATTTTTATGAAGCTGTGTGCCGAGTTTCCGGAGTTCAGCGAGTTTTTCACCGATACCTTCGGTAAACGCATGCTGGACAAATCATATTCAGCTATCATCGCCCGTTCTACGGCGCCACCGGATGAGGACCTGCAACTGTTTCAACAGGCTGTCGGCCAACTATACAATGCCGCGCCGGTCTTCGGAACACCGGATATGACGATCAAGGAAGCGGCCCAGCGCATGCGTTTGGAAAAGAGCACCTATATCATCATCCCGGAATCCAAGCGTCATGCGGCCGGCATTATCACGGACAGCGACCTTGCCTTCAAGGTGATCGCCAGCGGTTACGATATCCAGCGCAAAGCAGTTGAAGTCATGTCCACCCCCTTGCGCACGATCTCCGACCAGGCCATGGTGTTCGAAGCCCTGATGAGCATGATGCAGTCCGACATCAAACACCTGGCGGTCACCAACGCGGAATCTCGCCTGGTCGGAATCCTGTCCCATCGCGAGCTGGTGTTGTCCCAGGGGCAGTCTCCGCTCTTTTTGCTGCGCAATATCTCCAGGGCCGAGAATTTGGAGGAGATTATCAAGCAGCAGCGGCGATTGCCCGATCTGGTCAAGAACCTGATCAGCAGCGGCGCCGAAGCTCGCCATGTGAACCGATTGATTTCCACGGTTTCCGATACGATTCTGAAAAAGATTCTGGGGTTCGTGCTGCAGGAGATGGGGCCGCCGCCTTGTGCATTCGCCTTCATGGTCATGGGCAGTGAGGGACGGGGCGAACAGACGCTGAAGACCGATCAGGACAACGCCATCGTCTTCGAGGATGGCGATGACGAACGCATCGCCGAAGTGCGGCCCTACTTTTTGACGTTGGGCAAAAAGGTCTGCCAGATGCTGGACAGCGCGGGCTATTCGCTTTGCAAGGGGGATGTCATGGCTCAGAATCCCCAATGGTGCCAGCCGCTGGCCCAATGGAAGGCCTATTTTTTAAAATGGATTCACGCCGCACAGGCCGAAGACCTGCTTCAGGCCAGTATTTTTTTCGACTTCAGTTATGGCTATGGTGACCGGCAGCTCATCGATGAGCTCCGCCGGCACTTGCATGACGCCATCGGGCGATGGTCCGGATTCTTGCGATACATGACCGAAAACGCCCTGCACTTCAAACCCCCCCTGGGCTTTTTCGGCGGATTTGTGGTCGAGTCCAAGGGCGAACATCGCAATGCCTTCGACATCAAGAGCGCCATGATGCCCGTCGTGGATTTTGCCCGGATCTATGCACTCAAGCACGGCATCGAGGCCACCAGCACCCTGGAACGTTTACAGCAGCTCCATCGGCAGGAGGTGTTGACCCAAGAGGAGTACGAGGAGCTTCAAAAAGCTTACAGCTTCCTGATGCAATTGCGCTTCGGGCGTCAGGTGACGGCCGTGATCGACCAGAAGGTGCCGCCGGACAATTTCATCAACCCCAAGCGCCTGACGCGCATCGAGCAGACCATGCTCAAAGAGATCTTTAAACGCATCGAAAAATTCCAGGCCAAGATGAATTTTGATTTTGTCGGTATCGCCTGA
- a CDS encoding P-loop NTPase yields MAVGESLGRIKYKFIVMSGKGGVGKTSTAVNLAIALARKGAKVGLIDVDLHGPDVPRMLGFDGILEVGDTNKIIPMRYSDRLSAVSIESLVERKDDAIIWRGPVKHSVIQQFIGQVAWGDLDFLVVDAPPGTGDEPLTVAQSIRDARAIIVTTPQEVALADVRKSINFCRTVKMDIYGLIENMSGFHCPHCDCVLDLFGSGGGERTASEMGIPFLGRIPFEPQMVSCGDTGKGFQEAFPDSPVTQAYERIAQGMIEKYSINPA; encoded by the coding sequence ATGGCAGTGGGTGAATCCCTCGGCCGTATCAAGTACAAATTCATCGTGATGAGTGGAAAGGGGGGGGTCGGCAAAACCAGCACGGCTGTGAATCTGGCCATTGCATTGGCCCGAAAAGGCGCGAAGGTAGGGTTGATCGATGTCGATTTGCATGGTCCGGACGTGCCCCGTATGTTGGGATTCGATGGTATTTTAGAGGTCGGCGACACCAACAAAATCATTCCGATGCGCTATAGCGACCGCCTCAGCGCCGTTTCCATTGAATCTCTGGTGGAGCGCAAAGACGACGCCATCATCTGGCGTGGGCCGGTAAAACACTCCGTGATACAGCAATTCATCGGTCAGGTGGCCTGGGGGGACCTGGACTTTTTGGTGGTCGATGCCCCTCCGGGAACCGGTGACGAACCTCTCACTGTGGCGCAATCGATTCGAGATGCCCGTGCGATCATCGTAACGACACCACAGGAGGTGGCATTGGCCGACGTTCGAAAATCGATCAATTTCTGCAGGACCGTGAAGATGGATATTTATGGGCTGATCGAAAATATGAGCGGTTTCCATTGTCCCCATTGCGACTGTGTCCTGGATCTGTTCGGCAGCGGCGGAGGTGAACGTACCGCTTCGGAGATGGGGATCCCCTTCTTGGGACGCATCCCTTTTGAACCTCAGATGGTTTCGTGCGGTGACACTGGAAAAGGTTTTCAGGAAGCGTTTCCCGATTCCCCGGTGACCCAGGCTTATGAACGCATTGCCCAGGGTATGATTGAAAAATATTCCATCAACCCGGCATGA
- a CDS encoding TIGR04219 family outer membrane beta-barrel protein, translating to MLKQRTIGVVLLVWALSLSTAHAYGVEAALGGWQQNPSGDLAYEATNNNDYLDVEDDLDYGDELRIHGRVKIDMPLFFPNIYLVGSPTEFDGTGEKDVAFSFGDEDFDANIPFYSKMTFDQYDVALFYGLPFLRTATLDRLNVDIGLNVRIVDLEAEIRQDASGLREDFSETLAVPQIYLGAQLELLDWLTVEAEGRGISISDSSMYSVIGRLRFNMFGPAFVAAGYRYDKIDVDEDDLDAEFTLQGPFAEVGINF from the coding sequence ATGTTGAAACAAAGAACGATAGGGGTGGTCCTGCTGGTATGGGCGTTGAGTCTGTCGACGGCCCATGCATACGGGGTCGAGGCGGCGCTGGGCGGCTGGCAGCAGAACCCCAGCGGCGACCTGGCCTATGAGGCGACGAACAACAACGATTATCTGGATGTTGAAGACGATCTGGACTATGGCGACGAATTGCGCATTCATGGCCGCGTCAAGATCGATATGCCGCTTTTTTTCCCCAACATCTACCTGGTGGGATCACCGACGGAATTCGACGGTACCGGTGAAAAGGATGTCGCTTTTTCGTTCGGTGACGAGGATTTCGATGCCAACATTCCCTTCTACTCCAAGATGACCTTCGATCAGTACGATGTCGCCCTGTTTTATGGCCTGCCATTTTTGCGAACCGCGACCCTGGACAGGCTCAATGTGGATATCGGCCTCAACGTGCGCATAGTGGATCTGGAGGCCGAGATTCGTCAGGACGCTTCCGGATTGCGTGAAGATTTCAGTGAAACCCTGGCTGTTCCCCAGATCTATTTGGGTGCCCAATTGGAGTTACTCGACTGGCTGACCGTGGAGGCTGAAGGGCGCGGTATTTCCATCAGCGACAGCTCCATGTACAGCGTCATTGGGCGATTACGATTCAACATGTTCGGGCCGGCTTTCGTGGCGGCCGGTTATCGTTATGACAAGATCGATGTGGACGAAGACGACCTGGATGCGGAATTCACCCTCCAGGGCCCATTTGCCGAAGTCGGCATCAACTTTTAA
- a CDS encoding LysM peptidoglycan-binding domain-containing protein — protein MKWKESDEMSDREEKPKEEYFDEEQYSPWSTAKDPSKRSKLGATQVIYILLGLAIITSVTALLMLLLNKNDDSANRQLVAMEEKVQRLEERLDKYEAIDEKVTRIWEQAKSFEKFKDRFDRTEASMSLRMDHLTMSLETLQKQVSKNQRAPLKAATEANPETKSNGAATGNIGYHTIAAGDTFYSISKRYNIGIDKLLEMNRMKKDDILQPGQRLIVRSGD, from the coding sequence ATGAAATGGAAAGAATCCGATGAAATGAGCGATCGCGAAGAGAAACCAAAAGAAGAGTATTTCGACGAAGAGCAATATTCACCCTGGTCGACCGCGAAGGATCCTTCGAAGCGCAGCAAATTGGGGGCGACCCAAGTCATTTATATTCTCCTGGGGCTTGCCATTATCACATCGGTAACAGCCCTGTTAATGCTTCTACTAAACAAAAACGATGATTCTGCCAATCGTCAATTGGTGGCTATGGAAGAGAAGGTGCAGCGTCTGGAAGAACGTTTGGATAAATATGAAGCCATCGACGAGAAGGTTACCCGTATCTGGGAACAGGCAAAATCATTTGAAAAATTCAAGGATCGCTTTGATCGCACCGAAGCATCCATGTCTCTGCGCATGGACCATCTGACCATGAGCCTTGAAACTTTACAGAAGCAAGTCAGCAAAAACCAACGGGCACCGCTCAAGGCAGCTACCGAAGCCAACCCGGAAACGAAATCGAATGGAGCTGCCACGGGCAACATCGGCTACCACACCATTGCCGCCGGGGATACGTTTTACAGTATCAGCAAACGCTACAATATCGGAATCGACAAATTGCTTGAAATGAACCGAATGAAAAAAGACGATATCCTTCAGCCCGGGCAAAGGCTGATCGTGCGCAGTGGCGATTAA
- a CDS encoding response regulator, producing MGVVLVIDDEKLIRDLLQQVLHVLDYTVDTAESGAIGMKKFDQGAYDLVITDVRMPDADGHSVVHHIRQSKRQDTPVIGVSGTPWLLQNSEFDRVLQKPFAVRALIEEVTHLTQERIAS from the coding sequence ATGGGGGTCGTGTTGGTCATCGATGACGAAAAATTAATTCGCGATCTGCTCCAGCAGGTATTGCACGTGCTGGATTACACGGTCGATACGGCCGAAAGCGGCGCCATCGGCATGAAAAAGTTCGATCAAGGTGCATATGATCTGGTCATCACTGATGTGCGTATGCCGGACGCGGACGGCCATTCGGTGGTTCATCACATCCGGCAATCGAAACGGCAAGATACCCCTGTCATCGGTGTGTCCGGCACGCCTTGGCTGTTGCAAAACAGCGAGTTCGATCGTGTACTGCAAAAGCCGTTTGCGGTGCGGGCTCTGATAGAAGAAGTGACGCACCTGACCCAGGAACGCATTGCGAGTTGA
- a CDS encoding bifunctional nuclease family protein — protein MLHKANVAGLTMDPTSNTPIIILKTEAGDQTIPIWIGLLEATSIASVLQEIQFERPMTHDLFKNFSEHLNIRVSKVEVCDLRDNTFFALIHFDGEAQSFTLDARPSDAIAIALRFEAPIYVDEKVIEKSKRGEGAVEVLDQSEEGKKWAEYLENLSPEDFGKYKV, from the coding sequence ATGCTGCATAAAGCCAACGTAGCGGGACTAACCATGGACCCCACCTCCAATACGCCAATCATCATTCTGAAAACCGAAGCGGGTGACCAAACCATACCCATTTGGATCGGATTGCTGGAGGCCACATCGATTGCCTCTGTCCTTCAAGAGATCCAGTTCGAGCGCCCCATGACCCACGATCTTTTCAAAAATTTCAGTGAGCACCTCAACATCCGGGTTTCCAAGGTGGAGGTTTGCGATCTGAGAGACAACACATTCTTTGCGCTGATTCACTTTGACGGCGAAGCCCAATCCTTTACCCTCGACGCACGCCCCAGCGATGCCATTGCTATTGCGTTGCGATTTGAAGCCCCGATTTACGTCGACGAGAAGGTGATCGAGAAATCCAAGCGGGGCGAGGGGGCCGTGGAGGTGCTCGACCAAAGTGAGGAGGGGAAGAAGTGGGCGGAATATCTGGAAAATCTTTCACCCGAGGACTTTGGGAAATATAAGGTCTGA